From the Phycisphaeraceae bacterium genome, one window contains:
- a CDS encoding tetratricopeptide repeat protein produces MERESLNPMAKKQRINTPFVLMLVAALVLVVGGAGAFYFFAVYQDPIARAAEARESFDAGDYRLAMEELGKAVSDDPNNVELLNMLFEFYRDIPVDDYQKARTRLDEMRSVRRKISTLRINDPEAQLAQYQFLDQLRRELDPGFIDWIYQIADERLRSVQDDMIARKYRGLSTAVRMSRGIADQTQREQGRADLETYLEQNPDDAEALYGLASWMLIEAQRISRLASDDPEVTELRGEANEILARLLEASENDIDRRLDFVTLALVPETGMREQAQEVFGQIEGAMLEAIPSRRAVQSALAILDRGRSGGPTVTDVDPSGDRQSAVLADQERALRLAQRAVEAMPNDASLRLRLLMLYRASGQPEIAVATAEEVRRLTEAKAPPIPTLLSRNTRLMASLEMANGLFLLADRLPADQRPPILDRIGELAKELEITFPDLPQVTMLSGKLAYSKQDFRQAAILFDRASAQYGESNLEALLLSAKTRRLQKQWGAAADRLESILASRPSFTEARQELVEVYLAEQKPDEARRHIEDLMARNPGDAFANNAMAQLIIRHGTDAEKQQILEGLKTSAQAADGSIGLLGARLLRDLNRDDEAEQVLREMLQEDPGNAQVLAQVMRYIEDPAEKLMLIEAAESAGADAQATGLLRTLAEGGDISEALTEVFQQQATPFALAIGKARAAIRSRNFSAAQSAIDEAAAINPDDNTIVELRFDLAMVQQDWAQAEQVAELARQKNIDRVNGAFFRARVLAAQQEFEQAAIVLRQGLDIDRVNPESWTLLGEIYRRQGLLEQAADAIQQALAQRGNNLDALRLLAAIRNEQGRPIEALDALRQAYQIQPRNAEIRNLYLLYETQHGQRDLALAARERLADDEPNDYANKRALALMMAEEERYDDAEAVVDRLLEDEGINLPNVATQANVLLQAERGDEGEAVIRRYIATRGAEVAVQDYLLLARYRLRSGNLPAAVQAYREGIAFEGENMTVSRELAALLFEQGESELSTALYMKLQSTFPDEEMLTLRLVESLLRANRLNEAREFLAQQDQATATTILLRSQLLLMEGDRDESLVLVNRALELDPDSVPALVRRANLIAFDDPEPAIRDLERALSIDATQTAARLLLSDIRRRSGDYAGSASELQVVLAREPNQTNAREKLIRLHMLTGETQQARAVVEEALVLNPENTLWHRLGAQIAARQQRSADAVQLLRDAVEIQPSSANVGALLGLMINNNRPDLALSLIDQHQDILAAEPTIQAIRGEALARTGSREAARRVFTRALERADSYDELNAIADRVQRSFDLPTAIDILVSNTQSTEPLWAQLAAARLETNDGRFADAVSRLRALEGSLEQKDQALRYQLLTLLGRALQLSGAYADARVAYEAVLEIVPSDLLTLNNLAFLLGNDLGEPQIALDYAQRAVNLAPQNPNTLDTLGWVQFKAGMPAEARRTLEQSLSFGRMPVNQYHLAVVLADLGSTAAARDLLEQAIRDAEASNDPETLEKARERLNALNQG; encoded by the coding sequence ATGGAACGAGAGAGTCTGAATCCCATGGCCAAGAAGCAGCGCATCAATACGCCGTTCGTCCTCATGCTGGTTGCCGCCCTCGTCCTGGTCGTGGGCGGGGCCGGGGCGTTCTACTTCTTCGCGGTCTATCAGGACCCGATCGCTCGTGCGGCTGAGGCGCGCGAGTCGTTTGATGCGGGGGATTACCGGCTGGCGATGGAGGAGTTGGGGAAAGCGGTTTCCGACGATCCCAACAACGTCGAGCTGCTCAACATGCTCTTCGAGTTTTATCGCGATATTCCCGTCGACGATTATCAGAAGGCTCGGACCCGTCTCGACGAGATGCGATCGGTCAGGCGGAAGATCTCGACGCTCCGCATCAACGACCCCGAAGCGCAGCTAGCTCAGTATCAGTTCCTCGACCAGCTCCGCCGCGAACTGGACCCCGGCTTCATCGACTGGATCTATCAGATCGCCGACGAGAGGCTGCGTTCGGTTCAGGATGACATGATCGCACGCAAGTATCGCGGGCTCTCGACAGCGGTCCGCATGAGCCGTGGCATCGCGGACCAGACTCAGCGGGAGCAGGGGCGTGCTGATCTTGAGACTTACCTGGAGCAGAACCCTGACGACGCAGAGGCGCTCTACGGCCTGGCTTCATGGATGCTCATCGAGGCTCAGCGCATCAGCCGCCTGGCGAGTGACGACCCAGAAGTCACTGAGCTCCGTGGTGAAGCAAACGAGATCCTTGCCCGACTGCTCGAAGCCAGTGAGAACGACATCGATCGGCGGCTGGATTTTGTCACCCTGGCGCTCGTCCCCGAGACCGGGATGCGTGAGCAAGCTCAGGAGGTTTTTGGCCAGATCGAGGGCGCGATGCTCGAAGCCATCCCATCCCGGCGTGCGGTTCAGTCGGCGCTCGCGATCCTGGATCGTGGGCGCTCAGGCGGGCCGACCGTGACCGACGTTGATCCCAGCGGAGATCGCCAGTCGGCGGTGCTTGCCGATCAGGAGCGAGCCCTTCGTCTCGCGCAACGGGCCGTCGAGGCCATGCCCAATGACGCTTCGCTGCGACTACGCCTGCTGATGCTCTATCGCGCGAGTGGCCAGCCCGAAATAGCGGTTGCTACTGCGGAGGAAGTCCGCCGGCTGACCGAAGCCAAGGCCCCGCCCATCCCGACCCTGCTCTCGCGGAACACGCGGTTGATGGCGAGTCTGGAGATGGCCAACGGGCTGTTCCTGCTGGCTGATCGTCTACCTGCGGACCAGCGTCCGCCGATTCTGGATCGCATTGGTGAGTTGGCCAAGGAGTTGGAGATCACCTTCCCCGACCTTCCTCAGGTCACCATGCTCTCGGGCAAGCTCGCTTACTCGAAGCAGGATTTTCGTCAGGCCGCCATCCTCTTCGATCGCGCCTCGGCTCAGTATGGCGAGTCCAATCTCGAGGCGCTGCTGCTCTCAGCCAAGACGCGGAGGCTCCAGAAGCAATGGGGTGCTGCGGCGGACCGTCTCGAGTCCATCCTGGCCTCTCGCCCTAGCTTCACCGAGGCACGGCAGGAGCTGGTCGAGGTCTATCTCGCTGAGCAAAAGCCGGATGAGGCCCGCCGTCACATCGAAGACCTGATGGCCCGCAACCCAGGTGACGCGTTTGCGAACAATGCGATGGCGCAGCTGATCATTCGGCACGGTACTGATGCCGAGAAGCAGCAAATCCTCGAAGGGCTCAAGACCAGCGCTCAAGCCGCTGACGGCAGCATCGGGTTGCTTGGAGCGAGACTGCTGCGTGACCTCAATCGTGATGATGAGGCGGAACAAGTGCTCCGTGAGATGCTGCAGGAGGATCCCGGCAACGCTCAAGTCCTCGCCCAGGTCATGCGTTACATCGAGGACCCAGCCGAGAAGCTCATGCTGATCGAAGCGGCAGAGTCTGCGGGGGCTGATGCTCAGGCGACCGGTCTATTGCGCACGCTCGCCGAAGGCGGTGACATTAGCGAAGCCCTGACCGAAGTCTTCCAGCAGCAGGCGACGCCTTTTGCCCTAGCTATAGGTAAAGCTCGAGCCGCGATCCGGTCACGCAACTTTTCCGCTGCCCAAAGCGCGATTGATGAGGCGGCCGCGATCAACCCCGACGACAACACGATCGTCGAGCTTCGGTTCGACCTGGCGATGGTTCAGCAGGACTGGGCTCAAGCCGAACAGGTCGCGGAGCTTGCCCGGCAGAAGAACATCGACAGGGTCAACGGTGCCTTCTTCCGCGCCCGGGTGCTTGCCGCTCAGCAGGAGTTCGAGCAGGCCGCGATCGTGCTGCGCCAAGGACTTGATATTGACCGAGTGAACCCCGAGAGCTGGACGTTGCTTGGGGAGATCTATCGGCGTCAGGGCCTGCTCGAGCAGGCCGCAGACGCTATCCAGCAGGCCCTCGCTCAGCGGGGCAACAATCTCGATGCACTCCGTCTGCTCGCGGCGATTCGCAACGAGCAGGGCCGTCCCATAGAGGCTCTCGACGCTTTGCGGCAGGCATACCAGATCCAACCTCGCAACGCCGAGATCCGCAATCTGTATCTGCTTTATGAGACGCAGCATGGCCAACGGGATCTGGCGCTGGCTGCTCGAGAGCGCCTGGCAGACGATGAGCCCAATGACTACGCCAACAAGCGAGCTCTGGCCCTGATGATGGCTGAGGAGGAACGCTACGACGATGCTGAAGCGGTGGTGGATCGACTGCTCGAAGACGAGGGCATTAATCTGCCCAACGTCGCGACACAGGCCAATGTGCTGCTTCAGGCTGAGCGGGGTGACGAGGGAGAAGCTGTGATCCGCCGGTACATCGCGACGCGGGGTGCTGAGGTTGCTGTTCAGGATTATCTGCTGCTGGCTCGCTACCGACTGCGCTCGGGCAACCTGCCCGCTGCGGTCCAGGCGTACCGCGAGGGCATCGCGTTCGAGGGCGAGAACATGACCGTCAGTCGTGAGCTGGCGGCACTGCTCTTTGAGCAGGGCGAGAGCGAGTTGTCCACCGCGCTGTACATGAAGCTCCAGTCGACCTTTCCCGACGAGGAAATGCTCACACTCCGGCTGGTTGAATCCCTTCTGCGTGCCAATCGCTTGAACGAGGCTCGCGAGTTTCTGGCCCAGCAGGACCAGGCGACCGCCACCACGATCCTGCTCCGCAGCCAGCTGCTCTTGATGGAAGGCGACCGGGATGAATCACTGGTTCTGGTCAATCGGGCACTTGAGCTCGACCCGGACAGTGTGCCGGCGCTGGTCCGTCGTGCGAATCTGATCGCGTTTGATGACCCCGAGCCCGCGATCCGCGATCTCGAGCGGGCCCTGTCGATCGATGCGACTCAGACCGCGGCGCGTCTGCTGCTCTCTGATATCCGCAGGCGGTCGGGCGACTATGCCGGGTCCGCCAGCGAACTTCAGGTGGTTCTCGCCCGCGAGCCCAATCAGACCAACGCCCGCGAGAAGCTGATCCGGCTGCACATGCTCACCGGCGAGACTCAGCAGGCCCGGGCCGTCGTGGAAGAGGCCCTTGTGCTCAACCCGGAAAACACGCTCTGGCACCGCTTGGGAGCCCAGATTGCCGCCCGTCAGCAACGGTCTGCGGATGCGGTGCAGCTCCTGCGTGATGCTGTGGAGATCCAGCCGTCCTCGGCGAACGTCGGTGCCTTGCTTGGCCTGATGATCAACAACAACCGGCCTGACCTCGCTCTGAGCCTGATCGATCAGCACCAGGACATCCTCGCCGCCGAGCCGACGATCCAGGCAATCCGTGGCGAGGCGTTAGCTCGAACGGGCAGTCGCGAGGCCGCCCGCCGGGTCTTCACCCGAGCGCTGGAGCGTGCGGACTCCTACGACGAACTCAATGCGATTGCAGACCGTGTGCAGCGTTCATTTGATCTTCCGACCGCGATCGACATCCTCGTGAGCAACACCCAGAGCACCGAGCCCTTGTGGGCTCAGCTTGCTGCGGCTCGACTCGAAACCAATGATGGTCGCTTCGCCGACGCGGTGTCCAGACTCCGTGCGCTCGAGGGCAGCCTGGAGCAGAAGGATCAGGCCCTGCGTTATCAACTACTGACCCTGCTGGGCCGAGCGTTGCAGCTCTCGGGAGCCTACGCCGACGCCCGCGTGGCTTACGAGGCCGTGCTGGAGATCGTTCCGAGCGATCTGCTGACGCTCAACAACCTCGCCTTCCTGCTGGGTAACGACCTGGGTGAGCCCCAGATCGCCCTTGATTACGCCCAGCGGGCCGTGAACCTTGCCCCTCAGAACCCCAACACACTCGACACCCTCGGCTGGGTGCAGTTCAAGGCCGGGATGCCCGCCGAAGCCCGACGGACGCTCGAGCAGAGTCTGTCTTTCGGTCGGATGCCCGTGAATCAGTATCATCTGGCGGTCGTGCTCGCCGATCTCGGATCGACCGCAGCGGCACGAGACCTGCTGGAGCAGGCCATCAGGGACGCGGAGGCGTCAAACGACCCGGAGACACTGGAGAAGGCACGCGAGCGTCTGAACGCGCTCAATCAGGGTTGA